AAGAATAAATGCATCGTGCTCTTTGCGAAAAAACTTTGCGCCTTTGCGTGAAAATTGATACAAAAGCACCCTTTATCTTCTTATATGACTGGTATCTGAATTAAAACCGGAAGCATTTACTCCTTGTTCATTTTGATATCTAAAAGGTTGATTTATAAAAATAATACTACATTTCAATTCAACCTTTGCTTTCTTTCCTTTAATGAAATATCTTCGGAACTTTGTTTTGACAATAATTACAGATTGTACAATAATATTCCTTAAACCTCCTCAGTAACCCACTTTATTAATTACGTTTCATGTCCGAGTTTCAAGCGTACTTCCAATTAGGTTTTGATCATATAACAGATTCCAATGGCTATGACCATATACTTTTCATCGTTGCCCTTTGTACAATTTACACACTTGTTGACTGGAAAAAAGTAATTATTCTGGTTACTGCTTTTACCATAGGACATTCCATCACACTTGCATTGGCAACCCTGGGAGTGATTTCAATCCGTCCCGACGTGATTGAATTGTTGATACCGGTTACAATTCTTATTACAGCCATTCTTAACTTTTTCCATAAAACCCCTAAAACTTCCTATGCAAAACAAAAAACATACAGCTCACGGTATCCGCTGGCTCTGACCTTCGGCCTGATTCACGGACTTGGTTTTTCCAATTATCTCAGAGCATTACTCGGCAAAGAGGCGGACATTCTTAATCCATTGCTGGGCTTTAACATCGGACTGGAAATAGGACAGCTCATCATTGTACTCATTATACTTTCGATCGCTTTTGTGATGATTGAATTGTTCCGTGTATCCAAGTTAAAGTGGAATGATATTCTTTCCGGAATTATTGCCGGAATGGCTATATCCCTCATTCTTAACAATATGCTTTTCAAGGAAATAATGGGATTATCATTAAATTAACAACAACCACAGAATAACACTCCAATTATTTATGAAACAACTGTTTTTACCTTTTTTGCTGCTGCTTTCCCTGGCCGTGAATGCCCAGCAGTTGCCAACATCGCCAAATTACAAAGCGAACGATCGTTTTGAACAATTAGGAACGGTGTTGCCAACGCCAAATACGTATCGTACCGCTTCCGGCGCACCTGGAAAAGAATACTGGCAAATGCGTGCCGACTATGATATTAAAGTTGAACTTGATGATGAAAAACGCCGTATCATTGGTTCTGAATCTATTACGTTTTTCAACAATTCTCCGGATGAATTAAAATATATCTGGTTGCAGTTGGAGCAGAATTTGTTCAAAAAAGACGGAATTGGTGCTACAAGCCGTACCGGAAGCATCAATGAAAAAGGAATGAGCACAGGCCAGCTTCAAAATCTTAACAATGGCCGTGGTTCTTCTCTTGATCCAAAAGTTGAATACGGATACGAAATCAAGAAAGTAAAAGACAAGACTGGCAACGCCCTTCCTTTTACGATCAACAATACGATGATGCGTATTGATTTGCCAACACCATTGAAACCAGGTACCAGTATCGTATTTGGTGTGGATTGGGCTTACAATATCACCGAATATTATGGTCGCAGCGGATATGAGTTTTTCCCGAAAGATGGCAACTCAAATTATTTTATAGCGCACTGGTTCCCACGTCTGGCTCCGTATGATGATGTAAACGGATGGAATCACAAACAATTCCTGGGACAGGGTGAATTTGCTTTGATCTTTGGTAATTACAAAGTAGCCATCACCACACCAGCAGACCATATTGTTGCTGCTTCGGGTGAATGCCAGAATTATGCAACTGTTTTGACTGCTACGCAGAAACAACGTTTGAAACAAGCAGAAACTTCTAAAACGCCGGTTATTATTGTAACACAGGCAGAAGCGGAAAAAGCAGAAAAACGTGAAAATAAATCAGTTGGTAAGAAAACCTGGATCTACAAGGCTGATAATGTTCGTGATTTTGCGTTTTCAAGCAGCCGGAAATTCATCTGGGATGCAATGCAAAGTGATGTATACAAAAACGGGAAGAAAATCTGGTGTATGTCATTTTATCCAAAAGAAGGAAATCCTCTTTGGGAGCAATATTCAACCCGCGCTGTTGCTCATACTTTGAAATCTTATGGAAACCGTACTTTTGAATATCCTTACCCTGTGGCAATTTCTTGTCACTCCACTGTTGGTGGTGGTATGGAATATCCGATGATCAGCTTCAACGGCGGTCGTCCGGAAGAAGATGGAACGTACAGCGAGCAAACAAAATATGGTATGATCGGTGTAATTATCCATGAAGTTGGCCACAACTTTTTCCCAATGATCGTAAACTCTGATGAACGTCAGTGGGCATGGATGGATGAAGGTTTGAATACTTTCTGCCAGTATCTTGCCGAAAAAGAATGGGATTTCAATTATCCTTCACGTCGCGGAGAGCCAATGTTTATTACAGATTATATGGCTTCGGACAAATCGGTTTTGTCTCCGATCATGTCATCTGCTGAAAACGTGATCGGACTTGGGCCAAATGCTTATGCAAAACCTGCAACTGCTTTGAATATTCTTCGTGAAACGGTAATGGGCAGAGAACAATTTGACCACGCTTTTAAAGAATATGCAACGCGCTGGAGATTCAAAAGCCCAACTCCATCAGACTTTTTCCGTACGATGGAAGATGCTTCCGGTGTGGATCTTGACTGGTTCTGGAAAGGCTGGTTTTATGGTGTAGAACCTGTTGACCAGGATTTGGTAAGTGTTAACTGGTTTAGCATTGATACACAAAATCCTGCTATCGAAAAAGAAATCGCTCGTAAAGAAGCTGCGGCAAAAGCACAAACAATCAGTAAAATCCGTGATGCGGCTGACAAATCAAAAACAGTGGTAGCGCAGGATTCTACAATGGCGGATTTCTACAATTCATATGATCCATACAAAGTTACGGATACAGACAAGCAGAAATACGAGCAATATCTGGCAACTTTAACGCCGGGTGAAAAAGAACTGGTTCAGAAAAACACTAATTTCTATACCCTTTCGATTAAAAATAAAGGTGGTTTGCCAATGCCGGTTATCGTGAAAATGGGCTTTGAAGACGGAACGGATTCTCTGGTGACTTTCCCGGCAGAAATCTGGCGCTTCAATGATCAGCAAATTTCGAAAGTGGTTTCTACGTCGAAAAAAGTTGTTCAATGGACACTCGATCCTTACTATCAGATCGCCGATATTGATACTGAAAACAACTCTTACCCAAGAGTAGCAAAACCAACACGTTTCCAGATTTTCAAACAATCACAAATGCGCCGTCAGCCAAATCCAATGCAACAGCAAGGTGCAGGCGCAGGGAAAGTGGGTGGAGAACCTAAAAATTAGAAAACTTATTAGAATAAATTTTAGTAAAAAATCCCTCTCTGTACTGATCATACGGAGAGGGATTTTTTTATTAATCACTAAGTTTACAGACAGATAGAAAAAAAATCAGATTAACCGGTTTCCATCAAGTCGCTGCTTGTCAAATTTCAAAAGGCGACAAAAATAATTTTACGATATTGGTCTGATACAGGATTTTCCGGGTATTAGAAATAGGATAGTTTTGCCAAATCATATCTTGTCCTGCCAGAATTGCCCAAATGAACTCATTTCACCAAAATTCAGCCTTAAATAAATAAATAAATAAATATGAACATTGTCATTTTAGACGGTTATACTTTAAATCCCGGCGATCTTGACTGGGCACCGATTTCGAACCTGGGAAATACTACAATTTACGATCGTTCAACAGCGGATGAAATTGTTGAAAGAGCCAAAGACGCGGATGTTGTTTTGGTTAATAAAGTAATACTGAATGACACACTGCTTAGTCAGTTACCGAAATTGAAATACATCGGAGTTTGTGCAACCGGGTATAATAACATCGATATAGTTTCTACAAAAAAACACGGGATTATAGTTACCAATGTGAAAGCTTACGGACCTGCTTCTGTTGCCCAGCATACTTTTGCGCTGCTTCTGGCTTTGGTAAACCGAATCGAAACGCACAGCCAAAGTGTATTTCAAGGTGAATGGTCTGCCTCTGCCGACTTTGCTTACTGGAAAACTCCATTGGTAGAACTCTCAGGAAAAACAATGGGACTCATCGGGCTTGGTGATATTGGCTCTCAGGTTGCAGGCATCGCACTTGCTTTTGGGATGAAAGTGATTGCTTACCGGAAAAATCCCGGACAAACCAATAATCCGGATATTGAAATGGTATCGTTGGAAGAGCTCTTCAAAAATAGTGATGTGATCAGTTTGCATTGTCCGCTAACAGATGAAACAAAAAATATCATCAATAAAAATAGTCTATCATCCATGAAGCCCGGTTCTTATTTGCTGAATACAGGACGCGGACCGCTTATTAATGAAGAAGATCTTGCAAAAGCACTTGCCGATAAAACCATTGCCGGCGCTGGTCTTGATGTACTTTCCACAGAACCTCCCGTTTCAAGCAATCCATTATTATCTGCGCCAAATTGCGTAATAACACCTCACATCGCCTGGGCCTCTTTTGAATCAAGAAAAAGACTGCTTCAAATGGTTGCCGATAATCTGAAATCTTTTAGCCAGGGAAATCCGGTTAATACCGTTGGATAAGAAGAAAGCCAAGAAAATAAAATCATTCCCTTTTATAATCAGTAATTAATCAACACTTTGACTTTTGGTATTGCGCCGAAAAGGCAAAGTGATTATAAATTCTGAACCGACACCTTCTTTGCTCGTAACAGTAATGCTGCCGTTGTGTTTGTCGAGAATCTTTTTAGTTATTGCCAGGCCAATACCGGAGCCTTCATATTTATCTTTGGTATTAAGGCGTTGAAATAAGGAGAATATCTTTTCTCCATATTTCTCGTCGAACCCAATTCCGTTATCAGAAACCGAGATGTAGCAGTTTGTTTCATCAGGATTTTCATTCTTTTTGACACAACGGATTTTAATGACGGGAGCCTCGGTAAGCTTACAGAATTTGAGTGCATTTCCAATTAAATTTTGGAATACCTGTCTGATTTGTCCACGATTCACTTCAATCTCGGGGAGTTCATCAATTTCAAATCTTGCTTTTTTCTCTTGTATAAGCAGCTCAAAATCATCCTGAACTTCCTGAACGATTTCGTTAAGTTTCGTTAATTCAAATTGGTTATTGTTAACTGATAATCCTGAATAACTCAGAATATCAATAATCATCGTCTTCATACGACCTGATGAAGCGATAATTTTTTCCAGATATTGCAGACTTTCTTCCGGAAGTTCATTTTGATGTCTGCTTTTCAAGAGGCCGGAGAAAATAAGAATTTTACGCAAAGGTTCCTGTAAATCATGAGAAGCCACAGATGCAAATTGCTGAAGATCATGATTGCTCATTTCCAGGGCAAAATTTGTTTTTTCAAGCCTTTCATTATTTAATTTCAAAAGTCTTTGAATTTCCTTCTGATAGGTCAGATCGGTTATAATGATACTTAGTGATACGCCTTCATCAAGCTGAAGCGTAGTTACCGAAAGCTGGCAGGGAATAATACTGTCGTGACTGCTGATCGAAATTTCAAATTTTCCATCTTGCGACCAGCCTTTCCGGAAAATTTCCTTATAGGCATCCTGGCAATCTTCCGAAATAAATTTTTCGAAAGACAATCCGATTACTTTTGAAAGCGGCAGGTCCACCATAGAAGCGAACATTGAATTACAATATAGGATGATGCCTTCCTCATTCAGCGTGACAGCGCCTTCATTCATTTTCTCAATAAAGACGCGATAGGTCTGATCTGCCGTTTTGAGCGTGTACAATTCGTGCCCATTATTACCTTTAACAACCAGTGCGTCGATCTGGCCTGTACGTATTGCATGGATGATTTCGGTAGCTTCCTCCAATTGCCAGAGTAAGCTCTCGTTCTCCTTTACAAGCTGATCGTACGTTTTTATTGGATTCATTAATTGTTAAGATGAAAGTCCCAATCCTTTAAGCACCCTGTCGGTATCCGACATATCTCCTATCAATCTTCTTTGAGGGAAAGGGAAGCTTTTAATCAATAATGGAAGAGCGATAATCTGCTCTTTTTCAGCAATTTCCTTTTGCTGATAAACGTCAATTATTTCCAGAGAATATCTGTCACCAAGATATTTCTCACATATTTCCTTAATATTGCTGATTGCCCGCACCGAGTTAGTGGAGGCACCAGTAACAAATAATCGTAAAACATACTGATCGTTTTCAACGACCGTTTTATCAATACCGGATCTATCTGGCAGTTCGTTCATCCGAGTTTCTTTGCAGGGCGAATATTCAATCCTACCAATACCTTTTCCTCGTTGGAAAGATCGCCAATTATTTTTCTGATTGGCTCTGGAACTTTCTTAACAAGTGTTGGAATCGCCAGTATCTGGTCTCCTTCTGCAAGTTGAGGCTGCACTAACAAATCTATTACCTCAATAATATATTTATCCTTTAAATGCTCTTCACAATATCTTTTCAGGTTGTTAAGCGCAGTAACAGACTTTGTGGTTTTGCCTGCTACATATAGTCTTAACTCCCAAATATCTTCATTTAATTCCGTGGCTTCCATTCTTCGGCTGGTTTACTGATTAGTCCTCGTTATGTCTGTTTTTGGTAAGCTTCTCCCTGTTCTGTTCCATGACTTCTTTTCTGAGCTCATCTTCAATATAACTTTTATTCAGCTCTTCCTGAATTGACTCAAATTCCTCCTGAAGACTTGCAATTTTTGATTCCAGAACCTTTCTTTTCCTGTTAATTTCCATGTCTTTTCTCGTCAAGGCATGATTTCTCAGAACATCACTCGTAACTTCCTGCAGACGTTGCGCCTCTCTCGCAGATCCGGTGAGTACGCCTTCTGGTCCCAGATAAACATCTACAAGATTTAATCCTTCATCAGAAATCACAAATTCACGAACCTGGTTGGAATGCTTCATCCCTCTGGATTTCATTACATACATGCCACGGTTCCGCTCTCCGTTAAATTCAATATCCCGCACCAAAAGCCAGGCGTCTACCAGCGAAGAAACCCCCTCATCCGTTTGTTCATTGACAATGTTGTTTAAGGTAAGGGCTGTAAACATGACCGTTATCTGTTCCGATTGTAAAAAATCAATTAATCGGATCAACATCGTTTTCACCTCGCTTACAGAACCGACTGTGATCAAATTGGTAATTGGATCAAGAATAACCGTTTGCGGTTTAAATTCCTCAACCATTTTATGTATTGAAACCAGGTGCATTTCTAGGCCATTCAGTGTTGGTCGTGAAGCATGGAATTTAAGTAAGCCGCTATCAACATGCTGTTGTAACTTGATACCTATCGATAACATATTCCGAATGATCTGCTTTGGCGATTCCTCAAAAGCAAAATAAATACTGCGCTCACCACGGTTACAGGTTTCGTTTGCAAAATAACCTGCGATACTTGTTTTACCCGTTCCGGCCGTACCTGAAACGAGAATACTGCTGCCCTTAAAAAAGCCTTGTCCTCCCAGCATTTTATCCAATGCAGCAATACCAGATGATACCCTATGGGTAGATACTTCATGATCCAGCGTAAGCGCCGTAACAGGAAGGACGGAGATACCATTTTTATCAATCAGGAATGGATATTCATTGGTACCGTGAAAAGAACCACGGTATTTTACAATGCGTAATAATCTTGTTGAAATTTGATTTGTAACACGATGATCAAGAAGAATAACACAATCTGAAACATATTCTTCCAAACCATGGCGGGTAAAGGTTCCATCACCTTTTTCCCCTGTAATAATTGTTGTTACGTTTTTATCTTTAAGCCATTGAAAAAGTCTGCGTAACTCTGCACGTATAATTGCCTGATTACTAAGACTTGCAAAGAGATTTTCAATAGTATCCAGTACTACTCTTTTCGCACCAATACTATCAATAGCATGGCCTAAACGTATAAAAATTCCATCCAGATCGTATTCGCCTGTTTCTTCTATCTCGCTTCTTTCAACGTAAACATGATCAAGTCTAACCATTTTATCAGCCTGAAGCTTTTCCAGATCAAAACCCAATGAGGCCACATTTACCGCGAGTTCCTCAGCTTTTTCTTCAAAAGCCATAAATACACCCGGCTCATTGAATTCAAGTGCTCCCCGGACAATAAATTCCATGGAAAATAAAGTTTTTCCACATCCGGCTCCACCGCATACCAGCGTGGGCCTTCCTAGTGGTAATCCTCCATCCGTAATTTTGTCCAGGCCAAGAATTCCTGTTGGAGTTTTAGGTAATAATTTTAAAGTTCTGTTTAGGTTATGATGCGATTCTGTACTCATTGAAATCAGGATTTTTCGATATGAAAAAGGCTTACGATTTTTTTAGAATTAATTTTACTTTTGGGTGTTAAGCAATAATTATGCCAGAATAAGTATTGTACCTGAAATTCATAATTTTATATTAAAATGTATTTATGAAAATTTGTTTTCTGAATTGGTTTTAGAAATAGAAATTATTTAGTGAGGAAATAGGCTCGTTGATAATACAGGAATTATCTTTTTTTTGAAAAAATTATAAGCATCGTATTTTATTAAAAGTTTTATTTGATGCTATGATAATATTAAAATTCTATACTTAATGACTGATCTGAAAAAAAATGAAAAAGCCAAACGTAATAATTACCTGACCTGGATTGCGGTTGCAGTTTTGGTGGGCCTGGTTGCAAGCTATTTCCTTTTCCCAGAATTGAAAGCAGGTGTCAATGAAGCTTTTGATGTACTTACAAGCAAGGATGAAGTCAGGATCAAATCCTGGGTTAAACAGTTTGGAGCGCTGGGGCCAATTGTTGTAATTCTGGCCATGACGTTACAAATGTTCCTTTTGATTATCCCGAACCTGTTGTTATTTATAATTGCAATCATTTGTTACGGACCCATCTGGGGATCGCTGATTTGTCTGGCAGGTGTTTTTGCTTCGTCGTCACTAGGTTTTATCATAGGAAGAAAACTCGGCCCGGGAGCAATTGATAAGTTTGTATCAGAAAAAACGCAGACAAAAATTTCGCTTTATGTCAAAGAATACGGTGTCAAGGCAATCGCAATTGCACGTTTATCTTCATTAGCAAGTGATGCCTTAGGATTCGTTGCCGGTATTCTTGAAATGAAATATAAAAAATTTATAGCAGCTACCATGGCGGGAATAATTCCTGTAATCGTGCTGATTGCGATTTTTGGCAAAAGTGGAAAAATAGAAAAAAGTTTGATCTTTATCGGAGCCATCTCACTTATAATACTTGGCGTAAATATATTTCTGGACAAAAGAAAACAGCGGGCAGCCATGCGACCCAAGTGATTTTTTTGCTAAGGAAATTCCCGATTCACCTGTAATTCGAATCCTACGGTATTTCAATATTTTGACAAATAAAAAAGGCCGGAAAAAATTTCCGACCTTATCTGCCTGCAATCCGGCCATTATTATACAATTTGATACGATTCAATATCAGCAAGTGCCTCAGCAATTCCTGCTCTTTGCTTGCGAAGCAACTCGATATGATCCGCATGTTCTTCATAATCTCCTAATGCAGTATCGAATTTCTCCAGTGCCGCTTTTTCACCCGTAGACACAGCTTCAAGTATTGCTGTATCTTCCTTGCTGCTCAGTGCTTGTTTTATATCAATCCATGTACGGTGTAACGCTCCTAAAACGCCACCTTCTTCATTTGTTGATTCTCCACCATGCGTAGCGATATGGCTTTTCAGCTCTTGCGCATACACAGCGCGTTGTGCAGAATATT
The sequence above is drawn from the Dyadobacter subterraneus genome and encodes:
- a CDS encoding sensor histidine kinase, with the protein product MNPIKTYDQLVKENESLLWQLEEATEIIHAIRTGQIDALVVKGNNGHELYTLKTADQTYRVFIEKMNEGAVTLNEEGIILYCNSMFASMVDLPLSKVIGLSFEKFISEDCQDAYKEIFRKGWSQDGKFEISISSHDSIIPCQLSVTTLQLDEGVSLSIIITDLTYQKEIQRLLKLNNERLEKTNFALEMSNHDLQQFASVASHDLQEPLRKILIFSGLLKSRHQNELPEESLQYLEKIIASSGRMKTMIIDILSYSGLSVNNNQFELTKLNEIVQEVQDDFELLIQEKKARFEIDELPEIEVNRGQIRQVFQNLIGNALKFCKLTEAPVIKIRCVKKNENPDETNCYISVSDNGIGFDEKYGEKIFSLFQRLNTKDKYEGSGIGLAITKKILDKHNGSITVTSKEGVGSEFIITLPFRRNTKSQSVD
- the kaiC gene encoding circadian clock protein KaiC, with the protein product MSTESHHNLNRTLKLLPKTPTGILGLDKITDGGLPLGRPTLVCGGAGCGKTLFSMEFIVRGALEFNEPGVFMAFEEKAEELAVNVASLGFDLEKLQADKMVRLDHVYVERSEIEETGEYDLDGIFIRLGHAIDSIGAKRVVLDTIENLFASLSNQAIIRAELRRLFQWLKDKNVTTIITGEKGDGTFTRHGLEEYVSDCVILLDHRVTNQISTRLLRIVKYRGSFHGTNEYPFLIDKNGISVLPVTALTLDHEVSTHRVSSGIAALDKMLGGQGFFKGSSILVSGTAGTGKTSIAGYFANETCNRGERSIYFAFEESPKQIIRNMLSIGIKLQQHVDSGLLKFHASRPTLNGLEMHLVSIHKMVEEFKPQTVILDPITNLITVGSVSEVKTMLIRLIDFLQSEQITVMFTALTLNNIVNEQTDEGVSSLVDAWLLVRDIEFNGERNRGMYVMKSRGMKHSNQVREFVISDEGLNLVDVYLGPEGVLTGSAREAQRLQEVTSDVLRNHALTRKDMEINRKRKVLESKIASLQEEFESIQEELNKSYIEDELRKEVMEQNREKLTKNRHNED
- a CDS encoding TVP38/TMEM64 family protein, with amino-acid sequence MTDLKKNEKAKRNNYLTWIAVAVLVGLVASYFLFPELKAGVNEAFDVLTSKDEVRIKSWVKQFGALGPIVVILAMTLQMFLLIIPNLLLFIIAIICYGPIWGSLICLAGVFASSSLGFIIGRKLGPGAIDKFVSEKTQTKISLYVKEYGVKAIAIARLSSLASDALGFVAGILEMKYKKFIAATMAGIIPVIVLIAIFGKSGKIEKSLIFIGAISLIILGVNIFLDKRKQRAAMRPK
- a CDS encoding circadian clock KaiB family protein, encoding MEATELNEDIWELRLYVAGKTTKSVTALNNLKRYCEEHLKDKYIIEVIDLLVQPQLAEGDQILAIPTLVKKVPEPIRKIIGDLSNEEKVLVGLNIRPAKKLG
- a CDS encoding D-2-hydroxyacid dehydrogenase, whose translation is MNIVILDGYTLNPGDLDWAPISNLGNTTIYDRSTADEIVERAKDADVVLVNKVILNDTLLSQLPKLKYIGVCATGYNNIDIVSTKKHGIIVTNVKAYGPASVAQHTFALLLALVNRIETHSQSVFQGEWSASADFAYWKTPLVELSGKTMGLIGLGDIGSQVAGIALAFGMKVIAYRKNPGQTNNPDIEMVSLEELFKNSDVISLHCPLTDETKNIINKNSLSSMKPGSYLLNTGRGPLINEEDLAKALADKTIAGAGLDVLSTEPPVSSNPLLSAPNCVITPHIAWASFESRKRLLQMVADNLKSFSQGNPVNTVG
- a CDS encoding M1 family metallopeptidase, which translates into the protein MKQLFLPFLLLLSLAVNAQQLPTSPNYKANDRFEQLGTVLPTPNTYRTASGAPGKEYWQMRADYDIKVELDDEKRRIIGSESITFFNNSPDELKYIWLQLEQNLFKKDGIGATSRTGSINEKGMSTGQLQNLNNGRGSSLDPKVEYGYEIKKVKDKTGNALPFTINNTMMRIDLPTPLKPGTSIVFGVDWAYNITEYYGRSGYEFFPKDGNSNYFIAHWFPRLAPYDDVNGWNHKQFLGQGEFALIFGNYKVAITTPADHIVAASGECQNYATVLTATQKQRLKQAETSKTPVIIVTQAEAEKAEKRENKSVGKKTWIYKADNVRDFAFSSSRKFIWDAMQSDVYKNGKKIWCMSFYPKEGNPLWEQYSTRAVAHTLKSYGNRTFEYPYPVAISCHSTVGGGMEYPMISFNGGRPEEDGTYSEQTKYGMIGVIIHEVGHNFFPMIVNSDERQWAWMDEGLNTFCQYLAEKEWDFNYPSRRGEPMFITDYMASDKSVLSPIMSSAENVIGLGPNAYAKPATALNILRETVMGREQFDHAFKEYATRWRFKSPTPSDFFRTMEDASGVDLDWFWKGWFYGVEPVDQDLVSVNWFSIDTQNPAIEKEIARKEAAAKAQTISKIRDAADKSKTVVAQDSTMADFYNSYDPYKVTDTDKQKYEQYLATLTPGEKELVQKNTNFYTLSIKNKGGLPMPVIVKMGFEDGTDSLVTFPAEIWRFNDQQISKVVSTSKKVVQWTLDPYYQIADIDTENNSYPRVAKPTRFQIFKQSQMRRQPNPMQQQGAGAGKVGGEPKN
- a CDS encoding circadian clock KaiB family protein; the encoded protein is MNELPDRSGIDKTVVENDQYVLRLFVTGASTNSVRAISNIKEICEKYLGDRYSLEIIDVYQQKEIAEKEQIIALPLLIKSFPFPQRRLIGDMSDTDRVLKGLGLSS
- a CDS encoding HupE/UreJ family protein is translated as MSEFQAYFQLGFDHITDSNGYDHILFIVALCTIYTLVDWKKVIILVTAFTIGHSITLALATLGVISIRPDVIELLIPVTILITAILNFFHKTPKTSYAKQKTYSSRYPLALTFGLIHGLGFSNYLRALLGKEADILNPLLGFNIGLEIGQLIIVLIILSIAFVMIELFRVSKLKWNDILSGIIAGMAISLILNNMLFKEIMGLSLN
- a CDS encoding ferritin-like domain-containing protein, producing MANDKEIISDLKGLVNILNDGKEGYESAAETTDNPELKALFAKYSAQRAVYAQELKSHIATHGGESTNEEGGVLGALHRTWIDIKQALSSKEDTAILEAVSTGEKAALEKFDTALGDYEEHADHIELLRKQRAGIAEALADIESYQIV